Sequence from the Helianthus annuus cultivar XRQ/B chromosome 13, HanXRQr2.0-SUNRISE, whole genome shotgun sequence genome:
TAGAAAATAGCTCGCTCGAAAGAAGCTCATTTTGTTTTCgggccgagccgagccagctcgttTTGTAATCGAGCCGAGTTCGAGCCAGGGGTGCTCGGCtcgtatgtatgtgtgtgtgtgtgtgtatatgtttttttaAATGCGTGTTAAATTTTCTTTGTTATCAATATTTGTAAAAATAATTtgttaaagaattaaaaaaaaataacaaaccgGCTTGATTGGGCTTGAGCTGGCTCGAAATtttacgagccgagctcgagctcaactTTTCAGCTCGAAAAAATAAACGCGCCGAGCCGGCTCGTCTAAGTTCGAGCTCGAGCCCAGCCTGGCTCGGCTCAATTACAACCCTATGTATACAGTGTCTCTGATTTAGTtctgtttgaaaaaaaaaattactggTTTGACCGAGCAAAAAATTACTAAAAGACTAAACAGAAATACAACCACAACCACACAAAAGCAGCAAAGCTAATACTTTTATAAAGTACCTGTCCGCGGCCCACAGCACAAACCTCCTGTGTAGTACAAATCGAACCAGACCCCATTCCAACTCGCAACCCATCAACTCCAGCCTGAATCAAGTTCTGCGCCTGGTACATCGTAACCACATTACCACCGATCACATCCAAATCCGGAAACATCCTTTTCGCATACTTAATCATCTCAATCTGATAAATCGAATTCCCTTGAGAACTATCAATCACAACCACATTAACCCCAGCCTTCACCAACTCCCCCAACCGCTCCTTATCACTCTCCCTCGTCCCAATCGACGCTCCAACCAAAAACTCACCATCGGGCCCCACAGACGGCAGCCCTACTTTCGGAAACCCCCTAATCCGCTCCACATCCGCCTTACTCACCACATCCACCACATCCCCTTCCTTACTCACCAACGGCACAAAATCGACATCCTTCGCGGTTAAATAACCAGCAACATCTTCGAAACTACATGTATTCGGCATCGTTACAACGTTTTTCTCCATGTAACTACTAACCCTAGCTTCTTTATCACCTAATCCCTCCCAAATCACCCTATCAACAAACCCTAGCAACATATTATCGGTTTTGGAACCATTTTTCGTAACGAAAACACACGGAGAGCTATCGAAAACGTCACCGGATGAAATCGTGTCATCCGGTGAGACGAATTGAATTTCTGTACATGCAAATGGAATACGGTGCGATTTAGCGGATCGGATTAACGATACCTGTTCGGAAACGGTGTTGTTGGAGTGGACGATGCCGATACCGCCTAACGCCGCCATGGAAACTGCCATGGAGGATTCTGTTACGGTATCCATCGGTGAAGCGACGCATGGTACGGAGAGGTTTATGTTGCGAGTTAGGTTTGTGGATAGGTTGACGGAGTCTGTGGGGAAATCGATGTAGTGAGGGAGGAAGATGACGTCGTCGTAGGTGTAGGAGTAGCCTTGGTTGAAGAGTTTGGTTGCCGGAAAGCCGTCGTTGAAGTCTGCGGTGGTGGGCATGGTGGTTTGTGGTGGTTGTTAGGGTTTTAGGAGGTGGTTAGAGGATATTGGGTTGAAGAACAGAGAAGATGAAGCAGTTCGGGTGTTTTTCCtagcttttttttattttttaacttatGCTTTTAAAGTAGTTTATAGTttagggatttttacatatttccccatcCTAAGCCTCTTTATTACGTATTTACCCAAACtaaaaaatcaattacatatttcccttttttttttttttaggaattacCTAACTACTCTCAAATTAAT
This genomic interval carries:
- the LOC110899931 gene encoding inosine-5'-monophosphate dehydrogenase 2, coding for MPTTADFNDGFPATKLFNQGYSYTYDDVIFLPHYIDFPTDSVNLSTNLTRNINLSVPCVASPMDTVTESSMAVSMAALGGIGIVHSNNTVSEQVSLIRSAKSHRIPFACTEIQFVSPDDTISSGDVFDSSPCVFVTKNGSKTDNMLLGFVDRVIWEGLGDKEARVSSYMEKNVVTMPNTCSFEDVAGYLTAKDVDFVPLVSKEGDVVDVVSKADVERIRGFPKVGLPSVGPDGEFLVGASIGTRESDKERLGELVKAGVNVVVIDSSQGNSIYQIEMIKYAKRMFPDLDVIGGNVVTMYQAQNLIQAGVDGLRVGMGSGSICTTQEVCAVGRGQATAVYKVSSVAAQSGIPIIADGGISNSGHIVKALTLGASTVMMGSFLAGSTEAPGAYVYQDGRRVKKYRGMGSLEAMTKGSDARYLGDTAKMKIAQGVVGAVADKGSVLKFIPYTMQAVKQGFQDLGASSLQSAHDMLRSGTLRLEVRTGAAQVEGGVHGLVSYEKKSF